Genomic DNA from Hymenobacter jejuensis:
TCAGATTGTCGCGGGTAGCTTTGCCTTTGTCGGGGGCCATCAGCATACCGGCAATGATGCCAGCACCGGCACCAGCAAGAGCGGCGAGAAGGATTTTACCCGAGTTGTCTTCTTCGTGATACGACATGTTAGTAAATGGGGAGAAAGTGGAGGATGAAACAATAGTGTAGCGGCGGTTCTGCCAACGGAGCAGGTAACCAGCAAGCTGTGTGGGCTTGCTTTTAGCCGGTCTGCCTGCCTATACGAAGCACGGCGGCCGGGGTTTTGGGAGTAAGCTAAAAATAGTTGAAGTAAAATATATACGCAAGATTGCCACAGGCGGCTAGCCGCCCGTACTTTCACTTGTTCCGCTCATCCGTCCCTATTTTGCCTCTTTGTATGAAGCTTACTTTCCTTGCCGCCCTGCTGTTGCTGAGCGCTGCCTGTAGCCGTCCTGCGCAGCCGGCCGCCACGGCCAAAACAACCTGCATCGACGCCAGCAAGATTCGCACAGACGCCATTTGCACCATGCAATACGACCCCGTTTGTGGCTGCGACGGCAAAGTATACAGCAACGCGTGCGCAGCCACCAACGCTGGCGTTACTTCTTTCACCAAAGGCGAATGCCCCACCAAAACCAACTAACTTCTGTTCCTGATGTCTGAAAAACGGTATTTCCGCCAGCAAAATCCTTTCCGCGTTCCCACCACCGACGGCAAGCTGATCGAAGAGCACATTGGCCATGCCAGCACGCACACCGGCGCGTACAGCGTGGCGCACATGGTAGCGCCGCCGCAGTGGGGCGAACCGCACCAAACGCCTGAATTTGATGAGATTACGATTGTGGTGCGCGGCCGCAAACGCTTCGAAGTCGACGGCGACGTAATTGAGCTTACGGCCGGCGAATCGCTGCTGATCAAGGCCGGCGCGCGGGTGCAGTATTCCAATCCCTTCGACGAAGAAGTGGAATATTGGTCAATCTGCGTACCGGCCTTCAGTCCCGATACCGTAAATCGAGAGGAATAACTTCTTGACTTTCAGAACAGTACAAGCCCAACCGAGCCGGTTGGGCTTTTTGCTGCGATCGGGCGTTCGTTGTGCAGCTAAGAACGCAGGCGTAGCTTTAAAAGCACGTACTCATCACCATTCGAAATCAAGCCTTTCTTCATGAAACTTAAGTTACTGATAATCATTGCATTGTATTTTTCGCTTTGCCACGCGGCGCAAGCGCAGTCGAAGCTGAAAGCCATCAAAGCCGGCCGGCTGGTCGATGTGGTAAAAGGCACGGTGCTCACCAACCAGATCATCCTCATCGACAACGATAAAATAGTGGACGTGGGGCCCTCGCTGGCGATTCCGCAGGGCGCCGAGGTAATCGATTTGAGCAACGCCACGGTGCTACCCGGCCTGATCGATTGCCACACGCACCTCTCCATGACGCCCGGCGACAACTATTACGAAGACATTTTCCGCAAAACGCCCATCGATAAGGCGGTAGTGGCCCACCTCAACACCCAGCGCACCCTGGCAGCAGGCTTTACGATGGTGCGCGACCTAGGCGGCAGCGACCTGATAGACGTGTCGTTGCGCAACGCCATCAACGCGGGTACTATTCCCGGTCCGCGCATGCTGGTGGCCACGTTTGCGCTCAGCGCCACGGGCGGCCACGGCGACCTGACGGGCTTTTCGCCGGAAATCGACTGGAAAACCAACAAAGACTACACCGGCATTGCCGACGGCCCCGACGAGATTCGCAAGCGGGTGCGCAACAACGTAAAATTCGGCGCCGACTGGATTAAAATTCACGCTACAGCGGGCGTATTGAGCGAAGAAGGCAGCGCCGGTGCGGCGCTCTATTCGCTGGAGGAAATGAAAGCGGCCGTGGACGAAGCGCATCGCTGGGGCAAAAAAGTAGCCGCCCACGCCCACGGTGCGGAGGGCATCAAGCTGGCGGTGCTGGCCGGCGTCACGAGTATTGAGCACGGCAGTCTGCTCGACGACGAGGACATCAAGCTGATGAAGAAAAACGGCACCTGGCTCGTCTCCGACATCTACGACGACGATTACATCCTGTCGGAATATGCCAAGAAGGGCTATCCCGCCAAGATCATCGAGAAGGAGCGCTCGGTGGGCAAATTGCAGCGCGAGAACTTCCAGAAAGCCGTAAAAGCCGGCGTGAAAGTCGCCTACGGCACCGATGCCGCCGTGTATCCGCACGGCTGGAACGCCAAGCAGTTCTTTTACATGGTGAAATTTGGCCTCACGCCGATACAGGCGATCCAATCGGCTACGCTCAACGCCGCCGACCTGCTGGAATGGAAAGACCGCACCGGCTCCATCACCAAAGGCAAGCTCGCCGACATCGTAGCCGTAGAGGGCAACCCACTCGACGACATCACGATTCTGGAAAAAGTAAAGTTCGTGATGAAGGAAGGCTCGGTGTACAAAAACGAGATGGCCAAATAAGCTAGAGCTAAGAAGCTAGCTCCCCTCCTTATTTTCGAGGAGGGGGTGGGGGTGGTCAGCTAGAACTAGAAAGCTAATGTTAGAAACCCAGCGGTCATGCAGAGCGGAGCGAATCATCTCTGCCGCTTCGTTGGATTACTAACCAGTAGAGATGCTTCGGCTGCGCCTCTGCATGACGTTCTACATAAACAACGCCTTTTACCACCCCCAACCCCTCCTTAAAAAAGGAGGGGAGCTAGCTTTTTAGTAGTAGATTTAGCTAGAACACACCTCTCCACTCTTCCCAATCATATCTAGCTATGGATCAGCGCATTATCAATCTTTTCGACGAATATACCCACAAGCCGCTAACGCGTAAGGAATTCATGGAGCGGTTGGTGAAACTGACTGGCGGCATGGCGCTGGCCATGTCGGCGTTGGCCGTGCTGGACCCTGGCTACGTGCAGGCCGCGACCATCCCCGAGGACGACAAAGACCTCGTGGCGGAAGATGTAACCTGGCCCGGCGACGACACCACCATGAAAGGCTACTTAGTGCACCCGAAAGGCCATAAGAAACGCGGCGCAGTGGTGGTTATTCACGAAAACCGCGGGCTTACGCCCCACATCAAAGACGTAACGCGCCGCGTGGCGAAAGCCGGGTACTTGGCGTTGGGTGTCGATGCGCTCTCCCCTTTCGGCGGCACGCCCGCCAACGAAGACGAAGGCCGCACGCTCATCGGCAAGCTCGATCCACAGCAGAACCTCAGCAACTACGTTCGGGCCCTCGAATACCTGCGCAACCGCAAAGACAGCAACGGCAAAACCGGCTGCGTGGGCTTTTGCTGGGGTGGTGGCCTCGCCAACCAGCTCGCCGTGCACGATTCCAAGCTCAATGCAGCCGTAGCCTACTATGGTCAGCAGCCCAAGGCCGAAGACGTCCCGCTAATCAAATCGGCAGTCATGCTCCATTACGGTGGCCTCGACGAGCGCATCAATGCGGGCATCCCGGCCTACGAAGCAGCCCTAAAAGCAGCCGGCGTGCGCTACGAGCTATACGTGTACGAAGGAGTTAATCACGCATTCAACAACGACTCATCGCCGGCGCGCTACAATGCGGAAGCAGCCAAACTGGCCTGGGAACGGACGCTACGGTTGTTTCACGAGCAGTTGGGGTAGCAAAAGACCGCTCCCTCTAAACACAACGCCCCGCCGGTTCCAAGACCGGCGGGGCGTTGTGTTTATGCTCAGCTTGGCTTACGACTTGGGCTGCGGCATGGCTTTGCGCGGCAGTTTCTGGTCGCGCATGGCGGTGTTGTACACGAACGAGGCGACGATCACCGAAGCCTGCTTGAGGTCGTCGGGTTGAAGGCGCTCGTAGGTATCCATGTTGGTGTGGTGGGTGCGCGTGCCGTAATCGAGGCCGTCCTGAATGAACTGGAAACCAGGCAAGCCGATGGCGTCAAACGACAAGTGGTCGGTGCCGCCAGTGTTGCGGGGCGTAATGGTGGTCGCGCCGAGGTCGGCGAAGGGTTGCAGCCATGCCGTGAAGATTGGCGCAACTGCCTCATTCCCTTGCAGATAGATACCACGGATTTTGCCAGTACCGTTGTCGAGGTTGAAGTAGCCGGCCAGCTTCTCATGATCCGGCAGCATCTTCATGGTGGCGGGGTCGCCGAAGTGGTTTTTCACGTAGTTTTTCGAGCCGTGCAGGCCTTCTTCCTCCTCACCCCACAAGGCAATCCGGATGGTGCGCTTCGGCTTGACGTTCAGGGCTTTCAGGATGCGGACGGCTTCCATCATCACGGCGCAACCGGCGGCATTGTCGGTGGCGCCGGTGGCGGCGTGCCACGAGTCGAGGTGGCCGCCCAGCATCACGATTTCGCTTTTGAGCTTGCGGTCGGTGCCGGGAATTTCGGCGATGACGTTGTAGCCCTTCAAATCCTGCGTCTGAAACTTGGTAATGGTTTCCATCTCCACTTCCACCGGAATGCCGCCTTCCACCAGCCGAATCATGCGCAGCTGATCTTCGGGGGCCATTTCAATTTCGGGTAGCACAGGCTTAGTGTCGGCGGCGTAAGGCGCGCCGTTGCTGGTAAAAAACGTACCGTCGGAGCCGCCGCGGGGGTTGCTCAACACGGCGGAGGCACCTTCGCTCATCAGGAACTCCGTGATTTTACCGCGCAGCGCGATGCGGGCGCGGTAAGCAGCCAT
This window encodes:
- a CDS encoding Kazal-type serine protease inhibitor domain-containing protein; amino-acid sequence: MKLTFLAALLLLSAACSRPAQPAATAKTTCIDASKIRTDAICTMQYDPVCGCDGKVYSNACAATNAGVTSFTKGECPTKTN
- a CDS encoding cupin domain-containing protein produces the protein MSEKRYFRQQNPFRVPTTDGKLIEEHIGHASTHTGAYSVAHMVAPPQWGEPHQTPEFDEITIVVRGRKRFEVDGDVIELTAGESLLIKAGARVQYSNPFDEEVEYWSICVPAFSPDTVNREE
- a CDS encoding Xaa-Pro dipeptidase gives rise to the protein MKLKLLIIIALYFSLCHAAQAQSKLKAIKAGRLVDVVKGTVLTNQIILIDNDKIVDVGPSLAIPQGAEVIDLSNATVLPGLIDCHTHLSMTPGDNYYEDIFRKTPIDKAVVAHLNTQRTLAAGFTMVRDLGGSDLIDVSLRNAINAGTIPGPRMLVATFALSATGGHGDLTGFSPEIDWKTNKDYTGIADGPDEIRKRVRNNVKFGADWIKIHATAGVLSEEGSAGAALYSLEEMKAAVDEAHRWGKKVAAHAHGAEGIKLAVLAGVTSIEHGSLLDDEDIKLMKKNGTWLVSDIYDDDYILSEYAKKGYPAKIIEKERSVGKLQRENFQKAVKAGVKVAYGTDAAVYPHGWNAKQFFYMVKFGLTPIQAIQSATLNAADLLEWKDRTGSITKGKLADIVAVEGNPLDDITILEKVKFVMKEGSVYKNEMAK
- a CDS encoding dienelactone hydrolase family protein — its product is MDQRIINLFDEYTHKPLTRKEFMERLVKLTGGMALAMSALAVLDPGYVQAATIPEDDKDLVAEDVTWPGDDTTMKGYLVHPKGHKKRGAVVVIHENRGLTPHIKDVTRRVAKAGYLALGVDALSPFGGTPANEDEGRTLIGKLDPQQNLSNYVRALEYLRNRKDSNGKTGCVGFCWGGGLANQLAVHDSKLNAAVAYYGQQPKAEDVPLIKSAVMLHYGGLDERINAGIPAYEAALKAAGVRYELYVYEGVNHAFNNDSSPARYNAEAAKLAWERTLRLFHEQLG
- a CDS encoding M28 family metallopeptidase → MNKLAFLALAGSFAASAPAVAQQAEKVDQAMIAKIKDEGLNRSKVMETAFYLTDVCGPRLANSEGLQRANQWTKTQLTKWGLVNANIEPWGDFGRGWDIEKSYVAMTKPYYHAMIGAPKAWTPSTSGPIKKQVVYVKAAAETDLDKYKGQLRDKIVITEVTSPPKAGFEPDAKRYTDEELQKMTAATAGPSARPALSDDAMAAYRARIALRGKITEFLMSEGASAVLSNPRGGSDGTFFTSNGAPYAADTKPVLPEIEMAPEDQLRMIRLVEGGIPVEVEMETITKFQTQDLKGYNVIAEIPGTDRKLKSEIVMLGGHLDSWHAATGATDNAAGCAVMMEAVRILKALNVKPKRTIRIALWGEEEEGLHGSKNYVKNHFGDPATMKMLPDHEKLAGYFNLDNGTGKIRGIYLQGNEAVAPIFTAWLQPFADLGATTITPRNTGGTDHLSFDAIGLPGFQFIQDGLDYGTRTHHTNMDTYERLQPDDLKQASVIVASFVYNTAMRDQKLPRKAMPQPKS